One Mycolicibacterium pulveris genomic region harbors:
- a CDS encoding ABC transporter ATP-binding protein, with translation MSGPMARPIRGVVQAPTERSRDFTGSAVRLVKRLTPQRALAVSVILLGVGGIAISVIGPRILGHATDLLFNGVIGRQLPAGLTKQQAIDAARARGDNTFADLLSGMDVVPGRGVDFGAVGRTLLLALGLYLLAAFLVWLQFRLLNVAVQRTMVTLRSDVENKLHRMPLSYFDSRQRGEVLSRVTNDVDNIQTSLSMTISQLMTSVLTVLAVLAMMLTISPLLTLLTVVTVPLSLWATKAIARRSQRMFVAQWANTGRLNAHIEETYSGFTIVKTFGHRAKATEQFGELNDDVYHASIGAQFFSGLVSPATTFIGNLSYVAVAVVGGLQVATGQITLGSIQAFIQYVRQFNQPLTQVAGMYNTLQSGIASAERVFDLLDAEEEPTDGEGRTFLTARDFAEISSGKERSRGVTGRVEFEHVSFSYRPGVPVIEDVSLVAEPGSTVAIVGPTGAGKTTLVNLLMRFYEVDSGRILVDGVDIATVSRAALRSRIGMVLQDTWLFNGTIYENIAYGRPDAGEDEVIAAAKAAYVDRFVHTLPAGYQTRVSDDGGNLSAGEKQLITIARAVLAQPRLLVLDEATSSVDTRTELLIQQAMAELRRDRTSFIIAHRLSTIRDADQIVVMEAGRIVERGSHTELLAKRGAYWAMTQV, from the coding sequence ATGAGCGGGCCGATGGCGCGACCGATCCGGGGTGTGGTGCAGGCCCCGACCGAGCGGTCCCGCGACTTCACGGGTTCGGCCGTGCGGTTGGTCAAGCGGCTGACCCCGCAACGCGCACTGGCTGTTTCGGTGATCCTGCTGGGCGTGGGCGGCATCGCGATCAGCGTGATCGGGCCGCGGATCCTCGGGCACGCCACCGACTTGTTGTTCAACGGGGTGATCGGACGTCAACTGCCCGCGGGCCTGACCAAGCAGCAGGCCATCGACGCCGCCCGCGCCCGCGGCGACAACACGTTCGCCGACCTGCTGTCGGGCATGGACGTGGTGCCTGGCCGCGGCGTCGACTTCGGCGCCGTGGGCCGCACCCTGCTGTTGGCTCTCGGCCTGTACCTGCTTGCCGCCTTCTTGGTTTGGTTGCAGTTCCGGCTGCTCAACGTCGCCGTACAGCGGACGATGGTGACGCTGCGTTCCGACGTCGAGAACAAGCTGCACCGGATGCCGTTGTCCTACTTTGACTCCCGTCAACGCGGCGAAGTGCTCAGTCGGGTCACCAACGACGTCGACAACATCCAGACCTCGCTGTCGATGACCATCAGCCAACTCATGACCTCAGTGCTGACCGTGCTGGCGGTGCTGGCCATGATGCTGACCATCTCCCCACTGTTGACGTTGCTCACCGTCGTCACGGTGCCGTTGTCGCTGTGGGCCACCAAGGCGATCGCGCGGCGATCCCAGCGGATGTTCGTCGCGCAGTGGGCCAACACCGGCCGGCTGAACGCCCACATCGAAGAGACCTACAGCGGCTTCACCATCGTCAAGACCTTCGGCCACCGCGCCAAGGCCACCGAACAGTTCGGTGAGCTCAACGACGACGTGTACCACGCCAGCATCGGCGCACAGTTCTTCTCGGGGCTGGTCTCTCCGGCGACCACGTTCATCGGCAACCTCAGCTATGTCGCGGTCGCGGTGGTGGGCGGTCTGCAAGTGGCGACCGGCCAGATCACGCTGGGCAGCATCCAGGCGTTCATCCAGTACGTGCGCCAGTTCAATCAGCCGTTGACCCAGGTGGCGGGGATGTACAACACGCTGCAGTCCGGTATCGCCAGCGCGGAGCGGGTTTTTGACCTGTTGGACGCCGAGGAGGAGCCCACGGACGGCGAGGGCCGAACGTTCCTTACCGCTCGAGATTTCGCGGAAATCTCGAGCGGTAAGGAACGTTCGCGCGGCGTGACGGGCCGGGTGGAGTTCGAACACGTCAGCTTCAGCTACCGTCCCGGCGTCCCGGTGATCGAGGACGTCTCGCTGGTGGCCGAACCGGGCAGCACGGTGGCGATCGTCGGGCCGACCGGCGCCGGCAAGACGACGCTGGTGAACCTGTTGATGCGGTTCTACGAGGTCGATTCCGGGCGCATCCTCGTCGACGGAGTGGACATCGCGACGGTGAGCAGGGCCGCGCTGCGGTCCCGGATCGGCATGGTGCTGCAGGACACCTGGCTGTTCAACGGCACCATCTACGAAAACATCGCCTACGGTCGGCCCGACGCCGGCGAGGACGAGGTGATCGCGGCCGCCAAAGCCGCCTATGTCGACAGGTTCGTGCATACGCTGCCCGCGGGGTATCAGACCCGGGTCAGCGACGACGGCGGCAACCTCAGCGCGGGCGAGAAGCAGCTCATCACCATCGCCAGGGCGGTGCTGGCGCAACCGCGACTGCTCGTGCTCGACGAGGCGACCAGTTCCGTGGACACCCGCACCGAGCTGTTGATTCAGCAGGCGATGGCCGAGTTGCGTCGTGACCGAACGAGTTTCATTATCGCCCACCGGCTCTCGACGATCCGTGACGCCGACCAGATCGTGGTGATGGAAGCGGGCCGGATCGTCGAGCGCGGCAGCCATACCGAGCTGCTGGCTAAGCGTGGCGCTTATTGGGCGATGACGCAGGTCTAG